The nucleotide window AACTACCTTTTCCGTTGCAGAAAGCTCTTCAACAGCAGCTGTAGGTGTTCCAGCAGTAACGAAAGCAGCATCGATGTTTCCATCTTTTATACCGTTTACTGATTCATCAAAGCTCAAGTCCTGCTTTTCGATATCATCCAGTGAAAGACCGTAGACTTCAAGGATTTGTTCAGCATTCGCTGCCGTACCAGAACCTGGTGCACCGATTGAGACCTTCTTGCCTTTTAGGTCTTCTACTGATTTGATTCCTGATTTTTCTGTAGTGACGATTTGAATTGTCTCAGGATACAATGTTCCGATCGCCTTGATATTTTCGATTTTGTTTCCATCGAACATTAACTTTCCTTCAGTTGCATAGGAAGCGATGTCAGTTTGTGTGAAGGCGATTTCACCTTTATTGTCTTTAATGCTCTGCATGTTTTCTGCAGAAGCTCCTGTAGTTTCAGCATTCGTGCTGACTCCAGTAGCATCCGAGACAATTTTGGCAAATGATCCGCCCAACGGGAAGTATGTACCACCTGTACCACCAGTAAGGATGCTCATGTATTTTGGCATATCTTCTGATTTTCCTTCTCCGCCGCCCTCTTCTTTAGAGTCGCTGCTACCACATGCAGCTAGTACCATTGAAAGAACCAGCATTAATGCAGTGAATAAAAGAAACTTTCTTTTTTTCATCAGAATTCCCCCTTATAGAAATAGAATTGTTCAACATAATCTTAACATAAGACTTCACACGATTGTCAAACATGTTACTTACTAACTATCCTTCTTACCCGATAGACTTAGATTGCCATAAAAGATTTTTCAAAATACATATGCTAAAATCATGTTGATAAGAAAAGCGTAAGTTCCTTCTTCAGCCCCGACAAGCGCTGGAGGGCCTGCCAGTGAAGTGCAGGACGGGTCCAGGCACTGAAGCTATACACTTTTCGAAGAAATCTATACATCCTTTGTTGTTAGATAGTCAAATGCAAAAGAATTGATTTGGAGGTAAATTAATGGATTTTCCAATGGGCAAAATAGAAGAAATCAAACTTCAAAGCAAGGAACTCGGGGAAGAAGTGCTTATGCTGGTATACTTGCCTGCCAACTATTCTCCCTTATATAAATATTCATTACTTATCGCACAGGATGGGCGGGACTATTTCCAACTCGGCAGGATTGGAAGGATTGCTGATGAGCTCCTTGGCAAAAAGGAAATTGAAAACGTCATCATCGTGGGAATACCATATGCATCCGTCGAGGATAGACGGCGAAAGTACCATCCAAATGGAGAACAGCACCAAGCCTATATTCGTTTTCTGGCTCATGAGCTTGTTCCTTATTTAGATGAACAATATCCTACCTACCAAATGGGCATGGGCCGTGCATTGATTGGTGATTCACTCGCAGCTACAGTTTCCTTGCTTGCCGCGCTCCAGTATCCGCACACATTTGGAAAAGTGCTTCTTCAATCACCTTATGTTAACGAGGATGTTTTCACGGCTGTGAAAGACTTCCGGCAACCTGAATTGCTCCAAATTTATCATACGGTTGGCGAGCAAGAAACAGTCGTAAAAACGACTTCTTCTAATAGCAAGGACTTTTTAACGCCGAACAGGGAGCTGTCGAGGATTTTTAAGGAACGGGGATATGGCTATTTTTACAATGAGTTCGAGGGAAATCATACATGGACCCATTGGCAGCCAGACCTCAAGCGGGCATTTAGACATGTGTTTTCCTAATCCAGGCTTCTTTATATTATCTATTTAGAAAATTTGTTATAATGAATGGTAAATCATAATATAGGTTTTCAGAAAATCGCTAGGCATCACACTAATGAAACGGGGGTATCTCAGATGAAATTCGGTATTGTCATTTTTCCATCGAAGAAAATCCAGGATTTTGCAAATTCAATGAGACGTCGTTACGATCCGCACTATGCGTTAATCCCGCCTCACGTAACTTTAAAGTCCTCCTTTGAAGCAACGGAGGAAGAAATCAAGGAAATCGCGAATAAACTCGATTCAATCGCCAGGAATTTCAGACCAGTCAACATCAAGGTCACTAAGATTGGTTCCTTTAAGCCCGTTAACAATGTAATCTACTTAAAGATTGAATCACCTGAAGACTTGGAAAATCTTCATAATGAACTAAATGCAACCTTTGACGGTAATCAAGAGTATAACTTTGTACCTCATATCACTATCGGGCAGAAAATGTCTGACGATGAACATTCCGACGTTTATGGTTCATTGAGAATGACAAAAGTGCAATTTGAGGATACCGCCGACAGAATCCACCTATTATACCAGTTGGATAATGGATCGTGGACGGTATATGAAACATTCAGGCTCGGAAAGGAATAATCTATCGTGGAAGTGAAAATTGTAAACAACGATCAAGAATTAGCAGATGCATTCGAAGTACGTAAGTCAGTATTCATTCATGAACAAAATGTACCGGAAGAAGAAGAACTAGATCAATTCGAATCGGATTCTGTTCATTTTGTATTATATGATAATAACCTCAAAGCAGCTGGTGCAGGGAGATTCCGTGTACTGGATGGAATCGGCAAGGTAGAACGGATTTGTGTTTTAAAGGAGAACCGCAAAACAGGTGCTGGAGTTGCGGTCATGAATAAAATCGAGGAATATGCCAAGTCACAAGGCATCTCAACCTTGAAATTGAACGCACAAACACATGCCATCCCCTTTTACTCCAGGCTAGGATATGTAACGGTATCAGAAGAATTCATGGATGCTGGTATCCCACATAAAACGATGAAAAAATCCATTTAAATTTACTGAAACTCCATTCTTATATGAGTGGAGTTTTTTTGAATAACAAAAAGGCACCACAGCTGAGTTTAGATTGACTCGCTGTAGTGCCTTCCTTTTCCTGTTAATTCAGCATATGCCTGGCTGACCACTGAAGGATTTACCTTCTTTTTATAAACCCGATCCATATTAGAAAAGCTTATATCAGAGGCCGCCAGCTGCATTCTAGCCACAGGCTGATGGTCTTTCCGCTTTTGCATTGGTGCAACGGCTTGCTCTTGTTGTTCCTGCCCCTGTTCTACAGGATCTTCTTTACGGATCCTTGCAATTTTATTAATCTGGAAAGGATCATAATCTGTCCCTATTTCACGCTCAGCATATTGTATATATTGATAATTTGTCACTGGAAGAATGTATCCCATTTTGGTATCCCCCAAGTATAATTATTTATTTCTTACTATATTCTTCTATTGCATTTCCCTGTTTATGACCGTATTAAACTGCTAATTTTATAATTTTCCCGCGTTATCCACAAAGTAAATATGGATAGCGAAAACACCTTTTGTTAAAAATCTTATTCTGCTATGATAGAGATTGTGCTATTTTTGGTCGGAGATGAGGGATAACATGAAAACAGCCATGTATAATCAACAGATAATAAGCCTCGAACATTATAATCGTGCGGATTTTCAAAAGCTTTATGATGACGGAAAAAGAGGGATGCTTACTTGCAGTGTATGCGGCAGTCCTGTCCGCCTTTACCTCGGCATAAAGGACACGCCCCATTTCTATCATCACCTCACCGCAAAAGGAGATTGCAGTGAGCAAAATGAATTCTCCCCTTCCGTTCAACCTTCCGGGGAAGGTGAATATATCGAACGAAATGGTTTCCGGATCCCGAAGGCCCGTTCCATTACGGCTGAAGCAGATAGAGAGGAAAAATTCATATTCCCGCGGGAAGTAAAGATTCCTTCACCTTTTAATCCTCATCCACCGGCTAAGCCTGGGCTTAAGTTGAATTATTTAAAACAGCTTAAAGAAGCCGGCATCCATTTTGATGGCAACCAGGAGAAGGCTGTAGTTTTAACAGAAGGGCCATTGTTGATTTTAGCGGGTGCCGGGAGTGGAAAGACGAGAGTGCTGACAGCGAGAACCGCGTTCATGATGGAAGAAAAGAAAATCGATCCAGGTTCTATCATGCTTGTTACCTTTACAGCAAAGGCTGCCGCTGAAATGAAGAAACGGATTGCCCTTTACCCGGGAATGTCCCCAGCTAAGGTTAACCAGCTGATTGCTGGCACCTTCCATAGTATTTTCTATCGAATCCTTTGTTTTCATGAACGTGAAAAATGGTCTTCTGACAAGCTGCTGAAGAAAGAATGGCAGCGGGAACAGATTTTAAAGGAGGCTGGACGAAAGCTCCAGCTGGATGAAAAAGAGTTTGCCTATGACCTGGCACTTCAGCAAATCGGTTTATGGAAAAACACGATGATCATGCCACACGAAGTTAAGCCAGATTCCCCATGGGAAGAAAAGGTGGCTTTGCTGTATAAAGACTATGAATCTGCTAAAGACAGGCAAAGACTATTCGACTTTGATGACATGCTTCTCGGCTGTTATAAGCTTTTTAAGGAAAAACCTGAAATACTGGTAAACTATCAAAATCGTTTTAACTATTTTTTAATAGATGAGTTCCAGGATATTAATAAAGTTCAATATGAACTTATGAGAATGCTCTCTGAAAAGAATGGAAATGTTTGCGCTGTCGGCGATGACGACCAGTCAATCTATTCCTTCCGAGGCAGTGACCCTGCCTACCTGTTTAACTTTAAGACAGATTTTAAACATACGAAAACAATCATTCTAAACCAAAATTACCGTTCGCCTCATGAGATTGTCGAGACAGCGAACACATTAATTTCTGCCAATCTCACCCGTCATGAAAAGGAAATGAGCGCTCAATTTTCCGGTGAACGTCCGCCGGTAATCCTCCATCCCTTCGATGAAGAAGAAGAAGCAACGATGATTCTGACAGATATAAAAGAACGGATCCAACAAGGAAAACGTCCCGGTGATTTTGCCATCCTGTTCCGGACGAATGCAGCCAGTCGTGCAGTATTCGAGAGGCTGGCAAACTCAAGCTTGCCCTTCCGTCTTGATCAGGATATCGAATCCTTCTACGAGCGTTTCATCGTCAAAGGAATGCTGTCTTTCCTGAGGCTGAGCATGAATCCTGACGACTCAGAGGCTATCAAAAACATTCTGCCATCACTATTTTTAAAGCAGACGATTTTCCGGGATTTACAGGCGAATAGCATCCTGAACGATTGTTCCATGCTTGAAGCACTTACCCATGTGAAAACGGGCTTTGCCTTCCAAGAGCAAAAGCTGAAAAAGCTCATACCGATTGTACGCTCTCTGGCTTCCCTGTCACCGATAGCGGCAATTGATACCGTCGAAAAGGATCTTGGATATCAAGACTTTATCAAAAAGCGCGGAAATGAAGGAAACCAGCTTGAAAAGGGATCAGACGACATCCGGGATTTAAAAGTAGCAGCACGCAATTTTAAAACCATCGGAGAATTCATCGAGCATGCTGACCATATGACAGCCATGAACGCTGAAATCAAACGGAGCAGCAGGAAACTGACTGATGCCATCACATTAAGCACCATTCATCGAGCCAAAGGGTTAGAATATGGAATTGTCTATATAATTGGTACCGTCGACGGAAGCATCCCTCATGATTACGCTTTGGATGCCTATCGCAATGGAGACCTCCAGCCTCTCGAAGAAGAACGCCGGCTTCTATATGTGGCGGTAACAAGGGCAGAAAAGAACTTATTCATTTCCGTTCCACAAAGAAGGCGTGGAAGAAAAGCTAATCCATCCCGTTTTTTATCCAATATAAAATAACAAAAAGCGCAAGCGCCTTGTCCAGCCCCGACAAGCGCTGGAGGGCCGACCAGAGAAGTCGTTCTTTGACTTCATTGGGCGGACCGAAGCGACTCGAGGGGCTAGGCGCTGGAGCTGGATCAAAAAACTTCATAGAGTTCTCCACAACTTAATAACTTTGAAATTGCTAGACAAGAGAAAAATACCAAACCAGGACCTGGGGATATAACTCAGGTCCTGGTTTGGTATTCAAGGATTACTTTTTGTTGATCATCTTTGAGATTTGGCCAAAGTCAAGCTGCTTTCCATCCTTAACAATGGATTGTACAATCTTGTCTT belongs to Mesobacillus subterraneus and includes:
- a CDS encoding TAXI family TRAP transporter solute-binding subunit; translated protein: MKKRKFLLFTALMLVLSMVLAACGSSDSKEEGGGEGKSEDMPKYMSILTGGTGGTYFPLGGSFAKIVSDATGVSTNAETTGASAENMQSIKDNKGEIAFTQTDIASYATEGKLMFDGNKIENIKAIGTLYPETIQIVTTEKSGIKSVEDLKGKKVSIGAPGSGTAANAEQILEVYGLSLDDIEKQDLSFDESVNGIKDGNIDAAFVTAGTPTAAVEELSATEKVVIVPVDADKAEELIEKYPYYAKEVVPSGTYKLDSEVPTVAVLAMLVVKADLSDDLVYDITKSIFENLDQVTHAKAKQIKPENALNGVGIEVHPGAQKYYDEKGIKAAQ
- a CDS encoding alpha/beta hydrolase, translated to MDFPMGKIEEIKLQSKELGEEVLMLVYLPANYSPLYKYSLLIAQDGRDYFQLGRIGRIADELLGKKEIENVIIVGIPYASVEDRRRKYHPNGEQHQAYIRFLAHELVPYLDEQYPTYQMGMGRALIGDSLAATVSLLAALQYPHTFGKVLLQSPYVNEDVFTAVKDFRQPELLQIYHTVGEQETVVKTTSSNSKDFLTPNRELSRIFKERGYGYFYNEFEGNHTWTHWQPDLKRAFRHVFS
- a CDS encoding YjcG family protein codes for the protein MKFGIVIFPSKKIQDFANSMRRRYDPHYALIPPHVTLKSSFEATEEEIKEIANKLDSIARNFRPVNIKVTKIGSFKPVNNVIYLKIESPEDLENLHNELNATFDGNQEYNFVPHITIGQKMSDDEHSDVYGSLRMTKVQFEDTADRIHLLYQLDNGSWTVYETFRLGKE
- a CDS encoding GNAT family N-acetyltransferase, whose amino-acid sequence is MEVKIVNNDQELADAFEVRKSVFIHEQNVPEEEELDQFESDSVHFVLYDNNLKAAGAGRFRVLDGIGKVERICVLKENRKTGAGVAVMNKIEEYAKSQGISTLKLNAQTHAIPFYSRLGYVTVSEEFMDAGIPHKTMKKSI
- a CDS encoding UvrD-helicase domain-containing protein; its protein translation is MKTAMYNQQIISLEHYNRADFQKLYDDGKRGMLTCSVCGSPVRLYLGIKDTPHFYHHLTAKGDCSEQNEFSPSVQPSGEGEYIERNGFRIPKARSITAEADREEKFIFPREVKIPSPFNPHPPAKPGLKLNYLKQLKEAGIHFDGNQEKAVVLTEGPLLILAGAGSGKTRVLTARTAFMMEEKKIDPGSIMLVTFTAKAAAEMKKRIALYPGMSPAKVNQLIAGTFHSIFYRILCFHEREKWSSDKLLKKEWQREQILKEAGRKLQLDEKEFAYDLALQQIGLWKNTMIMPHEVKPDSPWEEKVALLYKDYESAKDRQRLFDFDDMLLGCYKLFKEKPEILVNYQNRFNYFLIDEFQDINKVQYELMRMLSEKNGNVCAVGDDDQSIYSFRGSDPAYLFNFKTDFKHTKTIILNQNYRSPHEIVETANTLISANLTRHEKEMSAQFSGERPPVILHPFDEEEEATMILTDIKERIQQGKRPGDFAILFRTNAASRAVFERLANSSLPFRLDQDIESFYERFIVKGMLSFLRLSMNPDDSEAIKNILPSLFLKQTIFRDLQANSILNDCSMLEALTHVKTGFAFQEQKLKKLIPIVRSLASLSPIAAIDTVEKDLGYQDFIKKRGNEGNQLEKGSDDIRDLKVAARNFKTIGEFIEHADHMTAMNAEIKRSSRKLTDAITLSTIHRAKGLEYGIVYIIGTVDGSIPHDYALDAYRNGDLQPLEEERRLLYVAVTRAEKNLFISVPQRRRGRKANPSRFLSNIK